Proteins from a genomic interval of Papaver somniferum cultivar HN1 chromosome 4, ASM357369v1, whole genome shotgun sequence:
- the LOC113276423 gene encoding protein DSS1 HOMOLOG ON CHROMOSOME V-like produces the protein MATEPKVVSEDVKVDLFEDDDEFEEFEIDQEWEDKEEGNEVAQQWEDDWDDDDVNDDFSVQLKRELESNSEKS, from the exons ATGGCGACTGAACCTAAAGTAGTTTCTGAAGATGTAAAAGTTGATctgtttgaagatgatgatgaatttgaGGAATTTGAAATCGATCAAG AGTGGGAAGACAAAGAGGAAGGAAATGAAGTTGCCCAGCAGTGGGAAGACGActgggatgatgatgatgtgaatgATGATTTCTCTGTGCAGCTAAAGAGAGAGTTGGAGAGCAACTCTGAGAAGAGCTAA
- the LOC113273044 gene encoding uncharacterized protein LOC113273044, which translates to MTPFKALYGHTTPHMSSHVEVTTSVANVDEYLVQRNYMQELLKESLLNAQERMKLYADKKRTDRSFVVGDWVYLMLQPYRQSSVVLRKNFKLSSKYYGPFKLKKKIGAAVATMPTLPLIDHQGKIQVKPLALLDQRVIIRHEVQVQQFLVQWTNSAPTGATWEDTKNLEAHFTDFILEDKDIVKERVMSHTN; encoded by the exons ATGACACCCTTCAAGGCTTTGTATGGTCATACTACCCCACACATGTCATCTCATGTGGAAGTTACTACCTCTGTTGCTAATGTAGATGAATATCTAGTTCAGAGGAATTACATGCAAGAGTTGTTGAAGGAGTCCTTACTCAACGCCCAAGAGAGAATGAAGTTATATGCCGACAAAAAGAGAACAGATCGAAGTTTTGTTGTAGGAGATTGGGTCTATCTGATGTTGCAGCCATATAGGCAGTCCTCTGTCGTACTGAGGAAGAACTTCAAGCTTTCATCCAAGTACTATGGACCATTTAAG ctaaagaagaagattggagccGCGGTTGCAACTATGCCTACCCTGCCTCTTATCGATCATCAAGGAAAAATTCAAGTCAAGCCACTAGCACTGTTGGATCAGAGAGTCATTATTAGACATGAAGTGCAGGTACAACAATTCTTAGTGCAATGGACCAACTCAGCCCCTACTGGCGCTACTTGGGAGGATACGAAGAATTTGGAGGCTCATTTTACagatttcatccttgaggacaaggatattgTGAAGGAAAGGGTGATGTCACATACCAACTAA
- the LOC113273045 gene encoding RING-H2 finger protein ATL56-like, giving the protein MVMAIVISVILLFVGIGVLVMVHVCIVGRAFRRGFDSENNANVNHHQRDGNNRSNNSMSHDDLEKLPCYEFKSLEKQTSSPIDCCAVCLETFKMGEKCRLLPLCKHRFHAQCVDSWLLKTPICPICRTSAGNSHRR; this is encoded by the coding sequence ATGGTCATGGCAATTGTCATATCAGTGATATTATTATTTGTGGGAATTGGAGTTTTAGTAATGGTTCATGTTTGTATTGTTGGAAGAGCTTTTAGAAGAGGTTTCGACTCGGAGAATAACGCAAACGTTAATCATCATCAAAGAGATGGGAATAATAGAAGTAATAATAGTATGTCTCACGATGATTTAGAAAAGCTTCCTTGTTATGAATTCAAATCATTAGAGAAACAAACAAGTAGTCCTATTGATTGTTGTGCTGTTTGTTTGGAAACTTTCAAAATGGGTGAAAAATGTAGATTACTCCCACTTTGCAAACATAGATTTCATGCTCAGTGTGTTGATTCATGGTTATTAAAAACACCTATTTGTCCTATATGTCGAACAAGTGCTGGTAATTCTCATAGGAGATAA